In Sphingomonas sp. SORGH_AS_0950, the following are encoded in one genomic region:
- a CDS encoding SDR family oxidoreductase, producing the protein MTIAVTGATGQLGRLVIRHLKANGTAEPIVALARSPDKAADLGVEARAFDYAQADRLAPALAGVDTLLLISSSEVGQRVAQHRAVIAAAVQAGVGRIVYTSLLHADRSPLDLAAEHLATEAALAEAGIPATILRNGWYSENYTGSLPGALAAGTLIGSAGDAKISSAARADYAEAAAIVLTDAAQAGRTYELAGDTAWTLPDLAAELSHQTGRDIAYRDMPAADYAAALTGFGLPEGLAHAIAGWDVAASQGALFDDGRQLSRLIGRPTTPLAETVKAAIA; encoded by the coding sequence ATGACCATTGCCGTTACCGGCGCCACCGGCCAGCTCGGCCGCCTCGTCATCCGGCACCTGAAGGCCAACGGCACCGCCGAGCCGATCGTCGCGCTCGCCCGCTCACCGGACAAGGCCGCCGATCTGGGCGTGGAGGCACGGGCCTTCGACTATGCGCAGGCCGACCGGCTTGCCCCGGCGCTGGCCGGGGTCGACACGCTGCTGCTGATCTCGTCGAGCGAGGTGGGTCAGCGGGTGGCGCAGCATCGCGCCGTGATCGCGGCGGCGGTCCAGGCCGGGGTGGGGCGGATCGTCTATACCAGCCTGCTCCACGCCGACCGCTCGCCGCTCGACCTGGCGGCCGAGCATCTGGCGACCGAGGCCGCGCTGGCCGAGGCGGGCATCCCCGCGACGATCCTGCGCAACGGCTGGTATAGCGAGAATTACACCGGCTCGCTCCCCGGCGCGCTGGCGGCCGGGACGCTGATCGGCAGCGCGGGCGACGCGAAAATCTCCTCCGCCGCGCGTGCCGATTATGCCGAGGCGGCGGCCATCGTGCTGACGGATGCGGCGCAGGCGGGCCGGACCTATGAACTGGCGGGCGACACCGCCTGGACCCTGCCGGACCTGGCGGCGGAACTCTCGCACCAGACCGGCCGGGATATCGCGTACCGGGACATGCCCGCCGCCGACTATGCCGCCGCGCTGACCGGCTTCGGGCTGCCCGAAGGACTGGCGCACGCGATCGCGGGATGGGATGTCGCCGCCTCGCAAGGCGCACTGTTCGATGACGGGCGCCAGCTGTCGCGCCTGATCGGCCGCCCGACCACCCCGCTGGCCGAGACGGTGAAAGCCGCCATCGCCTGA
- a CDS encoding LysR family transcriptional regulator, translated as MADRLTGMEVFVRAIRLGGLSAAGRAMGMSPTMAARHLDALEARLGTLLVQRSTRRLALTDAGAAYLDRAERVLAEIAEADADASAQSRAVEGLLRVSAPATFGVMHVAGLAAEFHRRHPGVTIELGLDDRYVDLLEERWDMAIRIGRLSDSALVARRLAPVRLAICAAPAYLAERGLPRTLDDLRDHDCLGYTLMTQPGATMWGFGRDGSRLVPVRGSLHANNGEALVRAAIAGQGLVYGPRFIAADAIRRGELVEVTLDADYMALGAVHSVTHSRRRLSARVRAWIDFLVERIPGMAQDW; from the coding sequence ATGGCGGATCGGCTGACCGGGATGGAGGTGTTCGTCCGCGCGATCCGGCTGGGCGGACTGTCCGCCGCCGGGCGGGCGATGGGCATGTCGCCGACCATGGCGGCACGGCATCTCGACGCGCTGGAGGCGCGGCTCGGCACCCTGCTGGTCCAGCGTTCGACGCGGCGGCTGGCGCTGACCGATGCGGGGGCGGCCTATCTCGACCGCGCCGAGCGGGTGCTGGCCGAGATCGCCGAAGCCGATGCCGACGCCTCGGCCCAGTCGCGCGCGGTCGAGGGGCTGCTCCGCGTCAGCGCGCCCGCGACCTTCGGCGTGATGCATGTCGCCGGGCTGGCCGCCGAATTCCATCGTCGCCATCCCGGCGTCACGATCGAGCTGGGGCTGGACGACCGCTATGTCGACCTGCTGGAGGAGCGATGGGACATGGCGATCCGCATCGGTCGGCTGAGTGACAGCGCGCTGGTCGCGCGCCGCCTGGCGCCCGTCCGCCTCGCCATCTGCGCCGCCCCGGCCTATCTGGCCGAACGGGGCCTGCCGCGCACGCTGGACGATCTGCGCGACCATGATTGCCTGGGCTATACGCTGATGACCCAGCCGGGCGCGACGATGTGGGGCTTTGGCCGCGACGGCAGCCGCCTGGTGCCCGTCCGGGGATCGCTGCACGCCAATAACGGCGAGGCGCTGGTCCGCGCGGCGATCGCGGGACAGGGACTGGTCTATGGCCCCCGCTTCATCGCCGCCGACGCGATCCGCCGGGGCGAACTGGTCGAGGTGACGCTCGATGCCGATTACATGGCGCTGGGCGCGGTCCATTCGGTGACGCACAGCCGCCGCCGCCTGTCCGCCCGCGTCCGCGCCTGGATCGACTTCCTGGTCGAGCGCATACCCGGCATGGCGCAGGACTGGTGA
- a CDS encoding cation:dicarboxylate symporter family transporter, with product MRALRHLYVQMLIGIFAGTAIGVLAPAFGRDLGPLGIAFVKAMRMMVPPVLFCTIVEGIVRHGAARDTGATVLRSLIVFLGITVAALAIGLGVAALMQPGRGLPLPPYGEAMAEVERQLAGHHITGAGDFLVRIVPDTLFSAFTAGDVLPVLFVAGLVGFGLLRIGEAGAPIVRAVEALTRLQLAIFGFLIRAAPVGAFGAIAYTVGTYGVGFIGSLGLLVATLALACALLIAGLAVMVWLTTGLGGGALLRVFRDEILIVLGTSSTEVVLPRLIQKLEALGCPRSVAGLTVPLGYSLNLAGTAVYLIVATLFLGEALGIALTPVRVAVYLGVMLVTSKAAAGVTGSGFSALLLTLSLLPDIPVGAAAMLIAVDRFLSELRALTSATANVSASLLVARWGGARLGLPVGPGVGEQPHQSTGGG from the coding sequence TTGCGCGCCTTGCGGCACCTCTATGTCCAGATGCTGATCGGCATATTTGCGGGGACCGCGATCGGCGTCCTGGCCCCGGCCTTCGGGCGCGATCTGGGGCCGCTGGGCATCGCCTTCGTCAAGGCGATGCGGATGATGGTGCCGCCGGTGCTGTTCTGCACCATCGTCGAGGGGATCGTGCGGCACGGCGCCGCGCGCGACACCGGCGCGACGGTGCTGCGCAGCCTGATCGTCTTTCTGGGCATCACGGTCGCCGCGCTCGCCATCGGATTGGGCGTCGCGGCGCTGATGCAGCCGGGACGCGGCCTGCCGCTGCCGCCTTATGGCGAGGCGATGGCCGAGGTCGAGCGCCAGCTGGCCGGGCACCATATCACGGGGGCGGGGGATTTCCTGGTCCGCATCGTGCCCGACACGCTGTTTTCCGCCTTTACCGCCGGGGACGTCCTGCCCGTGCTGTTCGTCGCCGGGCTGGTCGGTTTCGGCTTGCTGCGCATCGGCGAGGCGGGCGCGCCGATCGTCCGCGCGGTCGAGGCGTTGACCCGGCTGCAACTCGCGATCTTCGGCTTTCTGATCCGCGCCGCGCCGGTGGGGGCGTTCGGCGCGATCGCGTACACGGTCGGGACGTACGGCGTGGGCTTCATCGGCTCGCTGGGGCTGCTGGTCGCGACGCTGGCGCTGGCCTGCGCCCTGTTGATCGCCGGGCTGGCGGTGATGGTATGGCTGACCACCGGCCTGGGCGGCGGCGCGTTGCTGCGGGTGTTCCGCGACGAGATCCTGATCGTTCTCGGCACCTCCTCGACCGAGGTGGTGTTGCCGCGCTTGATCCAGAAGCTGGAGGCGCTGGGCTGCCCGCGCAGCGTGGCGGGCCTGACCGTGCCGCTGGGCTATTCGCTCAACCTGGCGGGGACGGCGGTCTATCTGATCGTCGCGACGCTGTTCCTGGGCGAGGCGCTGGGGATCGCGCTGACCCCGGTGCGGGTGGCGGTCTATCTGGGCGTCATGCTGGTCACCTCCAAAGCGGCGGCGGGGGTGACGGGCAGCGGCTTTTCGGCCCTGCTCCTCACTTTGTCGCTGCTGCCCGATATTCCGGTCGGGGCGGCGGCCATGCTGATCGCGGTCGACCGCTTCCTGTCCGAACTCCGCGCGTTGACCAGCGCCACCGCCAATGTCTCGGCGTCGCTACTCGTCGCGCGCTGGGGCGGGGCGCGGCTGGGCCTGCCGGTTGGCCCAGGCGTCGGTGAGCAGCCCCATCAGTCGACCGGCGGCGGGTGA
- a CDS encoding LysR family transcriptional regulator — protein MFVAIADGRSFLHAARQLNLSQPAISRRVQKLEATIGTPLLERTTRTVRLTPAGQEIVPLLRRLLGELDESMLGMMALGERQAGRLTVASIPSATVRFLPDVLEALGRDYRNVRVRVLDLTATECAEAVRTGEAEFAITLPVSADSDLTYEPLTDDPYGLVCRADDPLAELVDPAWSDLAGLRLVTVHPGSGNRTALDAGLARAGIELRWFYEVTRLTSALALVQAGLGPSVLPRLACEGPDARDLLWRPLRGATVTRTIGVLRRGSATLSPAAGRLMGLLTDAWANRQAQPRPAPARDE, from the coding sequence GTGTTCGTGGCGATCGCGGACGGCAGGAGCTTCCTGCACGCCGCCCGCCAGCTGAACCTGTCGCAACCCGCGATCAGCCGCCGGGTCCAGAAGCTGGAGGCGACCATCGGCACCCCCTTGCTGGAGCGGACCACGCGGACAGTCCGTCTGACCCCGGCGGGGCAGGAGATCGTGCCGCTGCTCCGTCGGCTTCTGGGCGAGCTGGACGAATCGATGCTCGGCATGATGGCGCTGGGCGAGCGGCAGGCGGGGCGGCTGACGGTCGCCAGCATCCCCAGCGCGACGGTGCGGTTCCTGCCCGACGTGCTGGAGGCGCTGGGCCGCGACTATCGCAATGTGCGGGTGCGCGTGCTCGACCTGACCGCCACCGAATGCGCCGAGGCGGTGCGGACCGGCGAGGCGGAGTTCGCCATTACCCTGCCCGTCTCGGCGGACAGCGACCTGACCTATGAGCCGCTGACCGACGACCCTTATGGGCTAGTCTGTCGCGCCGACGATCCGCTGGCCGAACTGGTCGATCCGGCGTGGAGCGACCTGGCCGGGCTGCGGCTGGTCACGGTGCATCCGGGCAGCGGCAACCGCACCGCGCTCGACGCCGGGCTGGCCCGCGCGGGGATCGAGCTGCGCTGGTTCTATGAGGTGACGCGGCTCACCTCGGCGCTGGCGCTGGTGCAGGCGGGGCTGGGTCCCTCGGTCCTGCCCCGCCTGGCGTGCGAGGGGCCGGATGCGCGCGACCTGTTGTGGCGGCCGTTGCGCGGGGCGACGGTGACGCGCACCATCGGCGTGCTGCGGCGCGGCTCCGCCACCCTGTCACCCGCCGCCGGTCGACTGATGGGGCTGCTCACCGACGCCTGGGCCAACCGGCAGGCCCAGCCGCGCCCCGCCCCAGCGCGCGACGAGTAG
- a CDS encoding DoxX family protein codes for MSVWAPRILSLLRIVAALLFMEHGVMKLFHFPIPQPGVPDPLPTLLVVAAVLEIGLGILLTLGLFTRIAAFIASGEMAVAYFTAHLPSSIWPGVNGGSEAILYCFVFFYLAFVGGGAWSIDARRRQPS; via the coding sequence ATGTCCGTCTGGGCTCCCCGCATCCTCAGCCTTCTGCGCATCGTCGCCGCGCTGCTCTTCATGGAGCATGGGGTGATGAAGCTGTTCCATTTCCCGATCCCCCAGCCCGGCGTGCCCGATCCGCTGCCGACCCTGCTCGTCGTCGCGGCGGTGCTGGAGATCGGGCTCGGTATCCTGCTGACCCTCGGCCTGTTCACGCGGATCGCGGCCTTCATCGCCTCGGGCGAGATGGCGGTCGCCTATTTCACCGCGCACCTTCCCTCCAGCATCTGGCCCGGCGTCAATGGCGGCAGCGAGGCGATCCTCTATTGCTTCGTCTTCTTCTACTTGGCCTTTGTCGGCGGCGGCGCGTGGAGCATCGATGCCCGCCGCCGCCAGCCGTCATAG
- a CDS encoding helix-turn-helix domain-containing protein, with the protein MQPGTPDEEWREDCAPRRVLELFATKWTSMVLHTLHARHGGVARTGVLQRSLPGISKKMLTQTVRDMEGSGLISRHVRSAMPPEVEYRLTDLGRRFVEPVELLYGWGRNNADALDQLAPRPHSRRA; encoded by the coding sequence ATGCAGCCCGGAACCCCCGACGAGGAATGGCGCGAGGATTGCGCGCCCCGCCGCGTGCTGGAGCTGTTCGCCACCAAATGGACCAGCATGGTGCTCCACACGCTGCACGCGCGTCATGGCGGCGTCGCCCGCACCGGGGTGCTCCAGCGCAGCCTGCCGGGCATCTCGAAGAAGATGCTGACCCAGACGGTGCGCGACATGGAGGGGAGCGGCCTCATCAGCCGCCATGTGCGCAGCGCCATGCCGCCCGAGGTCGAATATCGCCTGACCGATCTCGGCCGTCGCTTCGTCGAGCCGGTCGAACTCCTCTATGGCTGGGGGCGCAACAATGCCGATGCGCTGGACCAGTTGGCGCCGCGCCCGCATTCCCGCCGCGCCTAG
- a CDS encoding MFS transporter gives MTSASTHASLPFPAAAPAAAEPISPERRRSAFKSIFIVASGNFLEMFDFMVFGYYATYISKAFFPTGSDFASLMLTLMTFGAGFLMRPVGALVLGAYIDRHGRRQGLLLTLGLMALGTLAIAITPTYAQIGVAAPVIILIGRLVQGLSAGVEVGGVSVYLNEIAPPNRKGFFCSWQSASQQAAVVFAALIGLIVSTSLDPVTMQAWGWRIPFIIGCVMIPFLFVIRRHMEETEVFLKRKEHPPLSQIMRTIGGNWGVVLQGALMAVMTTVFFYMITAYTPTFGNKVLSLTPGAALFVTACVGVTNFVLLPVMGALSDRIGRKPLLITATLLGALLAYPLMGWLVAAPSFGRLLTVELLLAAIYATYNGAFIVYLTEAIPAHVRTVGFSLAYSLATAIFGGFTPAISTALIGATGDKAIPGAWCAAAALLSLLALLIGSRLSRRTAP, from the coding sequence ATGACCTCCGCCTCCACCCACGCATCCCTCCCCTTCCCCGCCGCCGCCCCCGCTGCGGCCGAGCCGATATCGCCCGAACGGCGCCGTTCGGCGTTCAAGTCGATCTTCATCGTTGCCAGCGGCAACTTCCTGGAAATGTTCGACTTCATGGTGTTCGGCTATTACGCCACCTATATCTCCAAGGCGTTCTTCCCCACGGGCAGCGACTTTGCCTCGCTGATGCTGACGCTGATGACCTTCGGCGCGGGCTTTCTGATGCGGCCGGTCGGCGCGCTGGTGCTGGGCGCCTATATCGACCGGCATGGGCGTCGCCAGGGGCTGCTCCTGACGCTGGGCCTGATGGCGCTCGGCACGCTCGCCATCGCGATCACCCCCACCTATGCCCAGATCGGCGTGGCCGCCCCGGTCATCATCCTGATCGGCCGACTGGTCCAGGGCCTGTCGGCGGGCGTCGAGGTCGGCGGCGTGTCGGTCTATCTCAACGAGATCGCGCCGCCGAACCGCAAGGGCTTCTTCTGTTCGTGGCAGTCGGCCAGCCAGCAGGCGGCGGTGGTCTTCGCCGCGCTGATCGGCCTGATCGTGTCGACCAGCCTCGATCCCGTCACGATGCAGGCCTGGGGCTGGCGCATTCCGTTCATCATCGGCTGCGTGATGATCCCCTTCCTGTTCGTCATCCGCCGTCACATGGAGGAGACCGAGGTCTTCCTGAAGCGCAAGGAGCATCCTCCGCTGTCGCAGATCATGCGGACCATCGGCGGCAACTGGGGCGTGGTCCTCCAGGGCGCGCTGATGGCGGTGATGACGACCGTCTTCTTCTATATGATCACCGCCTATACCCCGACCTTCGGCAACAAGGTGCTGTCGCTGACGCCGGGGGCCGCGCTGTTCGTCACGGCGTGCGTCGGCGTGACCAACTTCGTCCTGCTCCCCGTCATGGGGGCGCTGTCCGACCGGATCGGGCGCAAGCCCTTGCTGATCACCGCGACGCTGCTCGGCGCGCTGCTCGCCTATCCGCTGATGGGCTGGCTGGTCGCCGCGCCCAGCTTCGGGCGGCTGCTGACGGTCGAGCTGCTGCTCGCGGCCATCTATGCCACCTATAACGGCGCGTTCATCGTCTATCTGACCGAGGCGATCCCGGCGCATGTCCGCACCGTCGGCTTCAGCCTGGCCTATAGCCTGGCCACCGCGATCTTCGGCGGCTTCACCCCCGCGATCAGCACCGCGCTGATCGGCGCGACCGGCGACAAGGCGATCCCCGGCGCATGGTGCGCCGCCGCCGCGCTGCTCTCGCTGCTCGCCCTGCTGATCGGATCGCGCCTGAGCCGCCGCACCGCCCCCTGA
- a CDS encoding bifunctional diguanylate cyclase/phosphodiesterase, giving the protein MAASVLFSVLFGALAFGRALSTGKRDTLWPATTLMVTSIVLLHFTGMAALAIVPVEPGLGQPDSQGATMIMAWAVAVVGMLVLGTGFATYVLDISARVASQRRLEQVMEGSVDAMIVESDGVIIEANHAFADLLGIDGDEVPGQSLGRWVSDIASIQPGVLTQRNIEAADGSAIPIEIALRVDRDHGSSYMIYALRDVRQRLAQERRIAHLARNDGLTGLPNRASFLEWSHRQTAADGPGRRLALLSIDLDRFKDVNDTHGHAAGDHLLTTIGARMKQMARPGEFLARLGGDEFVALTAIEDHEDAIDLIDRLRGAITRPVDYDRSSLSCGMSVGVALWPQDADEISALINNADLAMYRAKSSIATDFCFYEEDMDQAVRARRRIATELRDALDQEQFAIHWQVQASVETGETTGYEALLRWTKPDGTSVSPFEFIAIAEQTGLILPIGEWVLRRACREAAAWPVPWKIAVNLSPVQLGHVDLPRLVHQILIETGMSPARLELEITESAMIADPERTTHILRQLKALGVSIAMDDFGTGYSSLSTLRSFPFDKIKLDRSFMSELDFAPQSAAIIRAVLALGESLSIPILAEGVETASQLDFLRAEGCNEAQGYLLGRPGLIVTDGQAKAAEHAA; this is encoded by the coding sequence ATGGCGGCCTCGGTCCTGTTCTCGGTCCTGTTCGGCGCGCTGGCGTTCGGCCGCGCGCTATCGACGGGCAAGCGGGACACGCTGTGGCCCGCGACCACGCTGATGGTGACGAGCATCGTCCTGCTCCACTTCACCGGCATGGCGGCGCTCGCGATCGTCCCGGTCGAACCGGGGCTGGGCCAGCCCGACAGCCAGGGCGCGACGATGATCATGGCCTGGGCGGTCGCCGTGGTGGGGATGCTGGTGCTCGGCACCGGCTTTGCCACCTATGTCCTCGACATATCGGCCCGTGTCGCCTCGCAGCGTCGGCTGGAACAGGTGATGGAGGGCAGCGTCGATGCCATGATCGTCGAGAGCGACGGCGTCATCATCGAGGCGAACCACGCATTCGCCGATCTGCTGGGCATCGACGGCGACGAGGTGCCGGGCCAGTCGCTTGGCCGCTGGGTCTCGGACATCGCATCGATCCAGCCAGGCGTGCTGACCCAGCGCAATATCGAGGCCGCCGACGGCTCCGCCATACCGATCGAGATCGCCCTGCGGGTCGACCGGGACCATGGCAGCTCGTACATGATCTATGCGCTTCGCGACGTGCGCCAGCGGCTGGCGCAGGAGCGGCGCATCGCGCATCTGGCGCGCAACGACGGGCTGACCGGCCTGCCCAACCGCGCTTCGTTCCTGGAATGGTCGCATCGTCAGACCGCGGCCGACGGACCGGGACGCCGCCTGGCGCTGCTGTCGATCGATCTCGACCGGTTCAAGGACGTCAACGACACGCACGGCCATGCGGCGGGTGACCATCTGCTGACCACCATCGGGGCGCGGATGAAGCAGATGGCGCGCCCCGGCGAGTTCCTGGCCCGGCTGGGCGGGGACGAGTTCGTGGCGCTGACCGCCATCGAGGACCATGAGGACGCGATCGACCTGATCGACCGGCTGCGCGGCGCCATCACACGGCCGGTCGACTATGACCGCTCGTCGCTGAGCTGCGGCATGAGCGTGGGCGTCGCGCTGTGGCCGCAGGATGCCGACGAGATATCGGCGCTGATCAACAACGCCGATCTGGCCATGTACCGCGCCAAGTCGAGCATCGCGACCGACTTCTGCTTTTACGAAGAGGATATGGATCAGGCGGTCCGGGCCCGTCGCCGCATCGCCACCGAGCTGCGCGACGCACTGGACCAGGAACAATTCGCGATCCACTGGCAGGTCCAGGCCTCGGTCGAGACGGGCGAGACCACCGGCTATGAGGCGCTGCTGCGCTGGACCAAGCCCGACGGCACCAGCGTGTCGCCGTTCGAGTTCATCGCGATCGCCGAGCAGACCGGGCTGATCCTGCCAATCGGCGAATGGGTCCTGCGGCGTGCCTGCCGGGAGGCGGCGGCCTGGCCGGTCCCCTGGAAGATCGCGGTGAACCTGTCGCCGGTCCAGCTCGGCCATGTCGACCTGCCCCGGCTGGTCCATCAGATCCTGATCGAAACCGGTATGTCGCCCGCGCGGCTGGAGCTGGAGATCACCGAGTCCGCGATGATCGCCGACCCCGAGCGGACCACGCATATCCTGCGCCAGTTGAAGGCGCTCGGCGTGTCGATCGCGATGGACGATTTCGGCACCGGCTATTCGTCGCTGTCGACGCTGCGGTCCTTCCCCTTCGACAAGATCAAGCTCGACCGCTCGTTCATGAGCGAACTCGACTTCGCCCCGCAATCGGCGGCGATCATCCGCGCGGTGCTGGCGCTGGGCGAAAGCCTGTCGATCCCGATCCTGGCCGAAGGCGTGGAAACCGCCTCGCAGCTCGACTTCCTCCGGGCCGAGGGGTGCAACGAAGCGCAAGGCTATCTGCTGGGCCGTCCCGGCCTGATCGTCACGGACGGACAGGCGAAGGCCGCCGAACACGCCGCCTAG
- a CDS encoding substrate-binding domain-containing protein — translation MPRRGALGLALLLGLGTLGQPAVARETKAATVRELHVVTSGGFTAAFQALAAKYERDTGVHIVTEHGPSMGDTPQAIPNRLARHEDADVVILARSGLDKLAQAGTVTSGTVTDLGLSRIAMAVKAGAPAPDIATPDALRATLVHARSVAWSDSASGVYIQSTLLDRLGVADQVRPKGRMIPATPVGRIVAEGQAEIGFQQLSELKPVKGIRIVGLIPESLQKVTPFSAGVVAYSPHQAEARALIAYLASPKAYPIIRESGLEPASQKAKP, via the coding sequence ATGCCCCGGCGCGGCGCGCTGGGCCTCGCGCTGCTGCTGGGCCTGGGCACGCTGGGCCAGCCCGCCGTCGCGCGCGAGACCAAGGCCGCCACGGTCCGCGAACTCCATGTCGTGACCTCGGGAGGCTTCACCGCCGCCTTCCAGGCGCTGGCGGCGAAATATGAACGCGACACCGGCGTCCATATCGTCACCGAACACGGCCCCTCGATGGGCGACACGCCCCAGGCGATCCCCAACCGGCTGGCGCGGCACGAGGATGCCGATGTCGTGATCCTCGCGCGCAGCGGGCTCGACAAGCTGGCGCAGGCCGGGACCGTGACCAGCGGGACCGTCACCGACCTAGGCCTGTCCCGGATCGCGATGGCGGTGAAGGCGGGCGCCCCCGCCCCCGACATCGCCACTCCCGACGCTCTGCGCGCAACCCTGGTCCATGCCAGATCGGTCGCCTGGTCGGACAGCGCCTCGGGCGTGTATATCCAGTCGACGCTGCTCGACCGGCTGGGCGTCGCCGATCAAGTCCGGCCGAAGGGCCGGATGATCCCCGCCACCCCGGTCGGTCGGATCGTCGCCGAGGGCCAGGCCGAGATCGGCTTTCAGCAGCTGAGCGAATTGAAGCCGGTCAAGGGCATCCGCATCGTCGGCCTGATCCCCGAATCGCTGCAAAAGGTGACGCCCTTCTCCGCCGGGGTCGTCGCCTATTCGCCGCACCAGGCGGAGGCGCGCGCGCTGATCGCCTATCTCGCCTCCCCCAAAGCCTATCCGATCATCCGCGAAAGCGGATTGGAACCCGCGTCGCAAAAGGCCAAGCCATGA
- a CDS encoding class III extradiol ring-cleavage dioxygenase has translation MRQPSLFIPHGGGPCFFMDDPRGIWTGMGAFLRALPGTLPERPRAVLVVSGHWETDGFAFTGAERPALIYDYYGFPAHTYALRYDAPGAPAVAARAATLLREAGLVASVDPSRGLDHGVFVPMKVAWPEAQIPVVVMSVDRGLDPERHIAAGRALAALRDEGVLILASGMSFHNLRLFGSPSAAEPSAAFDAWLTHAATQTGVARAEALIRWETAPAARLAHPQAEHLLPLMVAAGAAEGAGERIYSETVAGAAISAFRFH, from the coding sequence ATGCGCCAACCCAGCCTCTTCATTCCCCATGGCGGCGGTCCCTGTTTCTTCATGGACGACCCGCGCGGCATCTGGACCGGGATGGGTGCGTTCCTGCGGGCATTGCCGGGTACGTTGCCCGAGCGGCCGCGCGCGGTGCTGGTCGTGTCGGGGCATTGGGAGACCGACGGCTTCGCCTTCACCGGCGCCGAGCGGCCCGCGCTGATCTATGACTATTATGGTTTTCCGGCGCATACCTATGCGCTGCGCTACGACGCGCCGGGTGCTCCGGCGGTGGCGGCACGCGCTGCCACGTTGCTGCGCGAGGCGGGGCTGGTCGCTTCGGTCGATCCGAGCCGTGGCCTCGATCACGGCGTCTTCGTGCCGATGAAGGTGGCGTGGCCCGAGGCGCAGATTCCGGTCGTCGTGATGTCGGTCGATCGCGGGCTCGACCCTGAACGGCATATCGCGGCGGGCCGGGCGCTGGCGGCCTTGCGCGACGAGGGCGTGCTGATCCTGGCGTCGGGCATGAGCTTCCACAATCTGCGCCTGTTCGGCAGCCCGAGCGCCGCCGAGCCGAGCGCCGCCTTCGACGCCTGGCTGACCCATGCGGCGACGCAAACCGGCGTGGCGCGGGCCGAGGCGCTGATCCGCTGGGAAACCGCCCCGGCCGCGCGGCTCGCCCATCCCCAGGCCGAGCATCTCCTGCCGCTGATGGTCGCCGCCGGGGCGGCCGAGGGCGCGGGCGAGCGCATCTATTCGGAGACCGTCGCGGGCGCGGCGATCTCCGCCTTCCGATTCCATTGA
- a CDS encoding SDR family oxidoreductase: protein MTKTALVVGASGIVGGATATLLVERGWTVHGLARRPVAQPGVAPVAADLQDAEATAAALRDVNPDAVFITTWLRQDSEAENIRVNAAMVRNLLSGLSSPTGPRHVALVTGLKHYLGPFEAYGKGTLPQTPFREEQGRLDVENFYYAQEDEVFAAAARDGFTWSVHRPHTVIGRAVGNAMNMGTTLAVYATLCREAGRPMVFPGSAAQWSGLTDMTDAGQLARHLLWATETEAAHDQAFNVVNGDVFRWQWMWGRIADWFGVEAAPFDGTVRPLEQQMADSADTWRGIAEREKLVEADIARLASPWHSDADLGRPIEVVTDMSKSRRLGFTDYQPTDDAFFALFAQLRREGLIP from the coding sequence ATGACGAAGACGGCATTGGTAGTGGGCGCAAGCGGGATCGTCGGCGGCGCGACCGCGACGCTGCTCGTGGAACGGGGCTGGACGGTCCATGGCCTGGCGCGGCGTCCCGTGGCGCAACCGGGCGTGGCGCCGGTCGCGGCCGACCTTCAGGATGCGGAGGCGACCGCCGCCGCGCTGCGCGACGTGAACCCCGATGCGGTGTTCATCACGACATGGCTGCGCCAGGACAGCGAGGCGGAGAATATCCGGGTCAATGCGGCGATGGTCCGCAACCTTCTGTCCGGCCTCTCCAGCCCGACCGGCCCGCGCCACGTCGCGCTGGTCACCGGGCTGAAACATTATCTCGGCCCGTTCGAGGCCTATGGAAAGGGCACGCTGCCCCAGACCCCGTTCCGCGAGGAGCAGGGTCGGCTCGACGTCGAGAATTTCTATTATGCCCAGGAGGACGAGGTCTTCGCCGCAGCCGCGCGCGACGGCTTCACCTGGAGCGTCCACCGGCCGCACACGGTGATCGGGCGCGCGGTCGGCAATGCGATGAACATGGGCACGACGCTGGCCGTCTATGCGACGCTGTGCCGCGAGGCGGGGCGGCCGATGGTCTTTCCCGGATCGGCGGCGCAATGGTCGGGGCTGACCGACATGACCGATGCGGGGCAGCTGGCCCGTCACCTGCTCTGGGCGACCGAGACCGAGGCGGCGCACGACCAGGCGTTCAACGTGGTGAACGGCGATGTCTTTCGCTGGCAATGGATGTGGGGTCGCATCGCCGACTGGTTCGGGGTCGAGGCCGCCCCGTTCGACGGCACCGTCCGGCCGCTGGAGCAGCAGATGGCCGACTCCGCCGATACATGGCGCGGCATCGCCGAACGCGAGAAGCTGGTCGAGGCGGACATCGCGCGGCTCGCCTCGCCCTGGCATAGCGACGCCGATCTCGGCCGCCCGATCGAGGTGGTGACCGACATGAGCAAGAGCCGTCGGCTGGGCTTCACCGATTATCAGCCGACCGACGACGCCTTCTTCGCGCTCTTCGCCCAGCTGCGCCGCGAGGGGCTGATCCCGTGA